In one Lolium rigidum isolate FL_2022 chromosome 3, APGP_CSIRO_Lrig_0.1, whole genome shotgun sequence genomic region, the following are encoded:
- the LOC124696561 gene encoding WAT1-related protein At5g64700-like yields the protein MAGGGGDMEATRDAGRSGRVERVALPAGMVLVQVFTVVTMLMSKLALNAGMHPLVLLVYRNVVAAAAVAPLALIFERDLWKKLNLAVLAWIFINATFGVLLAMGLYYCGLRATNAAYAVDFLNLIPVATFLIAVALRAERLSLACWPGRTKLLGAAAGVAGTMVVSLCKGTHLLLPHLRVSHSHGAKPVTSVHGGQNMVVGTLFLVSSCVSYALWFVVQARVALVFPSRYWTTTLTCIAGSVQSAIAAAVVVTLTGSGAGSLGLTSEAWRLQWDMQLATVVYSGVFNTGVTFVLVSWAVARRGPVYPPMFNSLSLVATTVVDALVLGTDVYLGGVLGAALVVLGLYAFLWGKGKELAAAKARELDRPTGNDDDGIA from the exons atggcgggaggcggcggcgacatggaggcGACGAGGGACGCGGGGAGGAGCGGCAGGGTGGAGCGGGTGGCGCTGCCGGCCGGGATGGTGCTGGTGCAGGTGTTCACGGTGGTGACGATGTTGATGTCAAAGCTGGCCCTCAACGCCGGCATGCACCCGCTGGTCCTCCTCGTCTACCGcaacgtcgtcgccgccgccgccgtcgcgcccctCGCCCTCATCTTCGAGAG GGATCTCTGGAAGAAACTGAACCTGGCGGTGCTGGCCTGGATCTTCATCAACGCCACCTTCGG AGTCCTGCTGGCAATGGGGCTCTACTACTGCGGCCTGCGTGCCACCAACGCCGCCTACGCCGTCGACTTCCTCAACCTCATCCCCGTCGCCACATTCCTCATCGCCGTCGCGCTCCGTGCCGAGCGCCTCTCCCTCGCCTGCTGGCCGGGTAGGACCAAGCTCCTTGGCGCTGCCGCGGGCGTGGCCGGTACCATGGTCGTCAGCCTCTGCAAGggcacccacctcctcctcccgcacCTGCGGGTATCCCACTCCCACGGCGCCAAACCTGTCACCTCCGTCCATGGCGGCCAGAACATGGTCGTCGGCACGTTGTTCCTGGTCAGCAGCTGCGTGAGCTACGCGCTCTGGTTCGTTGTCCAGGCCAGGGTCGCCCTGGTGTTCCCGTCGAGGTACTGGACCACTACCCTGACCTGCATCGCCGGGAGCGTCCAGTCCGCCATCGCAGCCGCCGTGGTGGTCACCCTCACCGGCTCCGGCGCCGGCAGCTTGGGATTGACATCGGAGGCGTGGAGGCTGCAGTGGGACATGCAGCTCGCCACGGTGGTCTACTCCGGGGTGTTCAACACGGGGGTGACGTTCGTGCTCGTGTCCTGGGCGGTGGCTCGCCGTGGGCCCGTGTACCCGCCCATGTTTAACTCGCTCTCGCTGGTGGCAACCACTGTGGTCGACGCCCTCGTGCTCGGCACCGACGTCTACCTAGGCGGCGTGCTCGGGGCGGCGCTCGTCGTGCTGGGGCTCTACGCCTTCCTCTGGGGCAAAGGTAAGGAGCTCGCCGCCGCCAAGGCCAGGGAGCTGGACCGGCCGACTGGAAACGACGACGATGGCATTGCCTAG